The segment CAACAATGCGGCCATGATGTCGGTCGCGATACAGGTTGGGTTCACATCATCGCGGTTCGCAACAATCGCGCAGCCGGTGCCGGTGGCGGGGTCCAACAGCAGATAGCTGCGATAGCCGGGCTGCGAGCCGCCATGACCGACCAGCGTCAACGCCCCGACCGCCTGCTGCCGCAGGCCCAGACCGTAGCCCGTCGGGCGGCCGTCCGTCAGATAACGCGGCGCCGATAGCGCGGCCAAGCGGCCCGCGAAATCGCCCTCGCCGCGCAGCAGCAGACGGCCCCATTCGGCCAGCGCGCGCCCGCTGCCCGACAGGCTGCCCGCCGCCGACAGATGCATACCCTGCAGTCCCATTTTCCAGCCCGTGCCATCGTGCCAATAGCCGGTCGAGAGGTTGCGCACCGGATCGGTCCACATCTCTGAGGCATGCAGCGGCAGGTCGTGTTTTTCGCGCAGCGTCGCGCGCAGGAAATCGTCGAACAGCAGGCCGTGGCTGCGCATCGCCTCTTCGACCAGACGATAGCCGCCGTTCGAATAATGCACCTCGGTGCCGGTTTCATAGTTCAGGCGGGGCATCGCCGCATGAAAATCCAGCAGTTGCGGCGCGCGGGTCTGATTGAACATCGACAGCCCCAACAGGCTGAGGGCCTCGCGCGTGTCAGGGATGCCGCCGGACATGTCCAGCGCGCGCCCCACTGTCACGGCGCCTGTCACCGCATTGAGCTGCGGCAGATGTTTTGACAGCGGATCGTCAAGGCTGATCACCGCGGGATGTGCCAGCACGAAACTCGCAAAAACATGTTTAGTGACAGAGGCATAGCGCATGATGCTGTCGACGCTGATCGGGCTCATTGTGGCCAGGCTTTCGACCCCTGCAACCGCGCTATCGCGCAGGCCGGCGGTGTCGAACAGGATGATCGCGCCGCCGGGTTGATCAGCCTCCCAGCCCGCTGCGTTTCGCGCCATTTCGGCGGCGGCATCCCAGTTCAGCATTGCCATCTTTATTGTCCCCTTGACGTTTTTGCCGCGATTCGTACGCAAACTTTTGCTTTTCTTGGGCCATTTACCCCGCAAAGCCAAGCGCTGCCGCTT is part of the Ketogulonicigenium vulgare WSH-001 genome and harbors:
- a CDS encoding serine hydrolase domain-containing protein; the protein is MAMLNWDAAAEMARNAAGWEADQPGGAIILFDTAGLRDSAVAGVESLATMSPISVDSIMRYASVTKHVFASFVLAHPAVISLDDPLSKHLPQLNAVTGAVTVGRALDMSGGIPDTREALSLLGLSMFNQTRAPQLLDFHAAMPRLNYETGTEVHYSNGGYRLVEEAMRSHGLLFDDFLRATLREKHDLPLHASEMWTDPVRNLSTGYWHDGTGWKMGLQGMHLSAAGSLSGSGRALAEWGRLLLRGEGDFAGRLAALSAPRYLTDGRPTGYGLGLRQQAVGALTLVGHGGSQPGYRSYLLLDPATGTGCAIVANRDDVNPTCIATDIMAALLGEKSQSPESTLTPGLYVASEGADWLAVSGNSVTRLDDAVSVYPDGTGGVDSLSPTSRLQLRMEGDDIVGLVGHASKRYRPVAASPAPSGLAGIWRSHAFGAVLEIAGNAVIMGTGPLRRAMPLHHLGGGRFLFTLEDGPSQRKICLHYRGDGRIDLALARARMIEYEKAPA